aacACCACTCAAGTACATGTAGTTAAGGAAGAAAGGcctaaaaaattaattaagtccTGAACCGGGATTTGAATGCTGACCTCTGCAATTCTGtgttctaccagttgagctatcagaccaACTGGGAACTGGTCATTATGTGGTTCAATGATAACCCCGTTGAGGATgatacacattcatttcaatctgcagtttAAACATATCAATTTCATGTATTTCACTGTTTTTGTGAgaaatttcattaattgaaATGCATACTGTATATCATTAATCAAAATGGAACTACAACATATCCACTTTCTACTGGCTTATCATAGACTCACATAATGGCTAGCTTCCAGTTGGCCTGTTAGCTCTACTGGTAGAAGtctgcaccagcatcgcagaggtcagggtttgcgTACTGATCAGGGCTCAATTTTTCATGTCTCTAATTCACTACTGCTCATCTAGTGGCATAACATAATTGTGAAGATGATTAACCTTGAAATTGTTATTGTTCTGTTTGTGTAAATATGTTAAGTGGCAGGTGGAGTACTGTGTGAATTTCTGGAAGTTGCATTTCACCTTATCCTGTATGTGAGAGAAGTTTATCCATCTGTAGTatttgaaagaaggaaaaaatacaatgTTCCAGTGCAGgtgaggaatattttatgaaaCAAGTTAGGAAGCATTCACAGCCTTATATGAAACATCTTAATTGGATTCTGTGGTGTTTTTTTTGCATCACTGGGATATGAAGGTTGGGTGTCTgaagacatcctggagcttctGCTAATTACGACAAACTCCTAGATAGATTTGTCTCATGGTTGGCAAACCTGGCCATGAGCCCTCTTCTGTAACAGGGGAAAAAGGCAAGTGCCTGTCACACCAATGAAATCAGGGGAAAAATGGAACACTAATATGGAACTAATCTAATGCACGATAACACGAACGCTTGAAACTATTCCTCAATCTGCTGGAAAATGCTCTTCATAGCCTACTACTCTCAAAGTCTAAAGACACATGGGAACTTAGTCATTTACTAACTCTGTTAAATTGCATTGAGTTACTTTATTGACCATAATACAGGGTTGGTTAGTTTACACTGGTTTATTGTAACTGGATCAACTCATACAAATCAATATAATTTGGTGGCtagtttcaaattcaatttggttaggtaatagcatgacttgtagtggtatttggcaataataccgcgagtgatatttcaaaattgtccaaaagcggcgagtggtatttggaaaattttgaaatattacaagctggtattattgccaaatactacgtgcaggtcatgctattatttgtttataatagaagctgagaaatttttggtaatgcacaagagacctttctttttacggttgaaaaaaacaaacacaggtgTCTACGtttgtaacaatctttttacgtcagtggaagaaatgattgacagttttttgtgaaaccagtacaaaccattcaaggcaaacaacgtGAAActgttcaatgaaagtaatttataaaccACGGCTTTTGCGGTCGCTGCAGCAgtggcaaccttgttataccatcgatttttgctgttatacctcTATTACGTGGAAATAAtgatgctataaaccaatcaaatctccgaaatttctcggcttataaattattataatcaacATAATACTGCACATCGCGCATGTTATTTTTCAGATGTGCTGTCACCCAGATCTTAATCAGTATATCTTAGATGTCCTTCAGACAATAAAACCCTTACTGGAAAAGGTAGTAATGATCACtaaaatatttttgctttttaaaattGTGGAACTGTCTGCAAATCAGCTGTTCCATTTTATATTGAACTGCATAGCCTCTGGTTTTATTGTTGAAATGGTTGGCAGACTGCAGTTGAACTGAAAACGTTTCTCTGATATTCAATTTTCTTTGGTCTTTGTTCTGATTTGTgcatttaattttttcctttaccCACTGTGTGCAAATAATGTAAATAATATTGGAATAGAAATAGCCAACAGTTAGGAAGTGCAGGTTAGACACTTTTGAGTCAAGGGATTTTCAATAAAACTTTTGTTGAGCATTGAAATATTATTGGTGGGCCATCTCATTGAGTACGTAGTTATCATTAAAAGACCTTCCATTAAAGTGGCCTGCTTTGATTCCAGACTTGAAGCTTTGATTGGGTTTATACTCTCCTCTCagagtttttctgtttttgcctGCCACTCGCGCTTCCTGTCTCAACAAACGCcaaaactaggtttgaataattattgttctgatGCACATTTATTTGGAGTCTCCTCAATCAGTAGAGCAACTGCTTGGCTAAGTTCATTGAGGTTCTCAAGTGATTACCGGTACTACCTTTATAAAACCACCTCATGCAGTTGTGTGATTATGCTCTTGCAAGGAATTATTTAACTCGAGTACTATCCTACATGAGAGGCAAGGACAACAGCCTCAATGCAGGCGCAGTGTCAGCATACTGTTAATACTATGTGAATTGTGTACCAATCCTTGGCCATAATGTCAATTGTCCACTACTTTGTACTGCTTATAGCTATTGAGAGTGAGTGGCTTGTATTAGGAAACTGGTGATACACTCTGTTATAGGCTGTTCCATGCTCTCAGTTCGTAGGGAGATGATGAAGGAACATGCAGGGTTTAAAAAAATGAGAGAGCGGGATAGGACAAGTTCCCCTCAATCTTCACTCGCCATTTTCTCACTCCCACAACAATTTTGATCTTCCAGACCAACTGAGGGCCTGGAACAGGGTTACGTTTAGAGGTCAGATCATGTAGAGAAGATTTGTTTTGGAAGAGGCTGTGACATTAGCACAGGGCTTCAAAGTTCAGTGTCTCACAACATTGTCATACTTTGAATGTGCAAAAACTTagcttttttgtttcattttctgtgtgCTTTAGGGTGATGTTCAGAGAGTTTCTTTAGTGATTTCTGACAAAGTAAGTCACCTACAAATTCTGCAAAAGTCTTATCAGTAACCTCCACAGTGTTAAAGCCGATTGTACataatttttgtgtttcttgtCCATATTTATAGAGCATTGGGTATGTATAAGCCAGACTTGTTGATAAGCCACACCCATTGTTTGGAAAATCAATGCTATGAAAAGTCTCCAAGAGATGAGCTTTGTTACATCTTGAAAATTTTGTTATGGAAAATTCCATCATTATCAGACAAAGTACAATCTAATTAGGACGTTTTTGTGAAGTTGAGGAGCAATGTAACTCCACCGGCACCATCATGGAAAAGTGTGTAGCCTAGCAAGGGGTATGATAATTCCTTGAACAAAGTTTGCCTTTCAAAGTCAGTGTTCAAGTCAATGATAGAGTGAGACACTTGCCTTGCACGTTCCTGCCATTCATGGATGTGGTGGAAAAATGTCTGTGGAGTTTACCAGCCGCAGACACATTCCAAGCAACTAAGTCTTTGTAGAAGAATGGAGATTCCATATCCACTTGAATGGAGATtctcaagtaaagcaaaaatcTTCAGCttgaaaaaaactgctcaaGAGCCAAAAATACAGCCCCACACCTGAGTTAAGGCTCAAAATCTGACCAAAAAGTTGCAGCTTATGCATGAAAGTTATTCAAATTCTAAAGGAAAACTAACAACAAAATCAGGCAAAGAATTTTGTGCAACTGTGAGATTTGAGTTCATTACGCATTATCTCCTTTCTTAGACTTCATGCCTGCAAATTGTCCTTTTGGGCTTGTTGTGGGATATTTCCAATAATGGCATTATTACCGTAATAATGACCTATTAATTTTTTACTCGCCATTATTGTGTGATTTTCCTGGCAGAAATTTCAACCCATTGAGAGATTTGTTTTTGAGATTGGAAACCTTGAAGAAACATCTAGAGTTCAAAGGTAAGAAGTTATTACCCGTTCTTCTTCCTTCATAGATATTAATTAGGTGAAGTTAGCCAATTTGTAGCCATTAATTATTGTCTTATTCCGAAATTATgtaagttaatttttttatgtCTCATGGACACCTGCTGAATTCACAGccattgtcaataattattataaacattGAATAATGGTTTGTTTATTGGTTTAGTATTTTTGTCATATTTGTTGATTTTCACATAATGGGATTATTGtaatgatttattattattcactctcctttttttttatgataGCTAGATACATCTCCAAGTACAGTTGTATCTCACTCCATTAACTTATAAGGATTGTACCTCTCTTACAGTGATGACAATTTCCTCTTGCATACAGAGAAAAGCTTAAGAGGTTTTTTGTTGAAGATTAATTCTTGCGATGCTTTATTGCAACCAATTCCTCCAGGTAAATCACATTTCTGTGCTTTAAAAACGAAAAGTCATAAAACTATTGTCCTTCGAGTTAAGTATCTGTGATTAAAGGAGCAAGCAAAACAGCTGACAAATCCGAGTTGTAATAATTTCAATTAGCTTGGTCAGTGTTTGAACAGTCCAAGTAGCAGTTATTGTTCTTTGCACTGTTCAAACCCTGCCCTATCTAGCCATTTGGGAGCTGGACAATATTGCAACATTCCACAAGATGTAGAATAGGTTGGGGTTTAAATGAAAGTGTAAGAGAGTACTGTATCTGAGTAGATGCCAATGATATTTTAAGAAATGGACTAGAGTAAGCATACTGAGACCTGTGGAACTGGTTTTTTACACTGTAGTAATTATTACCGTTAACCTATAATGTGCTGAAATACATAAGTTGGAATCACTGGAGCAAAATGATCAGGGTTGTATTTTGCTGTTTATTATGttaatcttttcaaaacaagaactgCAAAGCATAAAAGGACAACTGAAGTAGTAGTTGTTAAATTTTCATGATGAATTTGTGCAATGTTGTGCAATATCATTTAATAAGTTTTCCAAGTATTGTAGTCGTGGCACCACAAGTATTGCAATAATGGTAttacagtaataataaaatttatgcATGGCACAAGTGTTACAgttattttccaaaaaaaatctagttatttttatcaaaaataACTATTTGTCAGTTTTAAACTTTTTATTAACTGATATGCCAGTTATATTTTGTGTAATATTATTGCTTAGCTTGAATTTATGTGTTTCTTACCTTAAATGTTAATAAAATCATTGTACAGGTACTGTAGTCACAGTATATACGTACGGATCATCTCATGAGTAAAATGTTGCTTTTATTCTCATTATGCCTGATGATGTCTGAAACCTTAAAGCATGTTCCTCAAACACATAAATATGGTGGTAGTTTTTGAAGTAATTATTGATTAAGTGTGGGAAACAAAATCACAAGTATTGTTTCAAGGGCTAAGTTGTTTACTTTAGTTTTATCTCTTACTCGGGGAAATAGTCCAAACGATCTTATTGAATTGTTGCAATCTTGGTGCCGTGGTTATTATTGGTTATCAGTGCTTTGATGGCTGGAATTATTGTTGTTAACATCTTTATAATGGCTATtaggagctccgcttttagctttgctatttgtaaaaaaataacgaaaagcTTTTCACAGTCAACCCCCTAAACCTAGCCATTTCTCTCCCCGACTGGGTTGCATATGAAATGTGGTGGTAGTGAATGCAAAGCAgtgcaaaagcaaaaacaaaacagaaaaacatgagatattgttaatattaattttgcagttttgtcagAATTCCTCGCATAACTTGTTATTTGGAAGGAACTGGAAGGAATGGAGCGATCGACTTATTCACAACctgcaacaaaaataattcatagGAATTTTacgcaatagaccttttcagcttgtacattttgtttttccatttcagaccacgtgatgctactcgagggaat
This genomic stretch from Acropora muricata isolate sample 2 chromosome 5, ASM3666990v1, whole genome shotgun sequence harbors:
- the LOC136917684 gene encoding mitotic spindle assembly checkpoint protein MAD2B-like isoform X1 gives rise to the protein MGEKAEQAVDLLAVAGGVLCEFLEVAFHLILYVREVYPSVVFERRKKYNVPVQMCCHPDLNQYILDVLQTIKPLLEKGDVQRVSLVISDKKFQPIERFVFEIGNLEETSRVQSDDNFLLHTEKSLRGFLLKINSCDALLQPIPPGCVFSILVYTKESSYLKLQEDRRAQEFPWVQAEEANEMGKETVMVPLKSTSSGVVKMQLFVEECADKRAKNSEKVE
- the LOC136917684 gene encoding mitotic spindle assembly checkpoint protein MAD2B-like isoform X2, with product MGEKAEQAVDLLAVAGGVLCEFLEVAFHLILYVREVYPSVVFERRKKYNVPVQGDVQRVSLVISDKKFQPIERFVFEIGNLEETSRVQSDDNFLLHTEKSLRGFLLKINSCDALLQPIPPGCVFSILVYTKESSYLKLQEDRRAQEFPWVQAEEANEMGKETVMVPLKSTSSGVVKMQLFVEECADKRAKNSEKVE